From the genome of Gracilibacillus salitolerans, one region includes:
- a CDS encoding MFS transporter, translating to MLSKLRIFDKIYYGWFILIIGGFGIFFSGPGQTYSNSQFIDEYINDFGWTRSQVSGVYSGATLIAGLLMIFVGRFIDRFGQRFMMVTIGSLFAIACFFNSMITSIWMLAIGFFLVRLLGQGSMSLIPNTLVAQWFIKKRGRAFSLVTLFSFASAMLFPIVNTWLIQTWNWQVAWRFWGILLLAFFVPLAFFGVKNKPEMIGLEPDGFNRKNEGNSGNPLAPTIEEAEEDWTLKEAMKTKAFWAILICVGIPAMVNTGITFHIASIFKTNGLSLEVAAMVLSLMAFVGIPMSLASGYIIDKIKSNYVLLAIFVVEFFVLLLLLVTNNFLLAILFGVLWGLAAGLERIGLNVIWPNYFGRKYIGSINGVGVTVGVIGSSLGPLPFGVGYDVFDSYNPIIILSLIFPIIGIISALLAKKPNKVDYL from the coding sequence ATGCTTTCTAAACTAAGAATTTTTGACAAAATTTATTATGGTTGGTTCATCCTAATTATTGGTGGTTTTGGCATCTTTTTTTCTGGACCTGGTCAAACATATTCCAATTCACAGTTTATTGATGAGTACATAAATGACTTTGGTTGGACACGTTCTCAGGTATCTGGTGTTTATTCTGGAGCAACGTTAATAGCTGGTTTATTAATGATATTCGTCGGGCGTTTTATTGATCGTTTTGGACAACGCTTTATGATGGTGACGATTGGTTCGTTATTTGCGATCGCATGTTTTTTTAATAGCATGATCACATCTATCTGGATGTTAGCAATTGGATTCTTTCTAGTCAGATTACTCGGACAGGGGAGTATGTCGCTTATCCCGAATACACTTGTTGCACAATGGTTTATCAAGAAGCGCGGGCGTGCGTTCAGTTTAGTTACACTTTTCTCATTTGCGAGTGCTATGCTATTTCCAATTGTCAATACATGGTTAATCCAAACCTGGAATTGGCAAGTTGCTTGGAGGTTTTGGGGGATTTTATTATTGGCGTTTTTTGTTCCTTTAGCCTTTTTTGGAGTAAAAAATAAACCAGAAATGATCGGCTTGGAGCCTGACGGTTTTAACAGAAAAAATGAAGGTAATAGCGGTAATCCATTAGCACCAACTATTGAGGAAGCAGAAGAGGATTGGACACTCAAGGAAGCAATGAAAACAAAAGCTTTTTGGGCTATTTTAATCTGTGTTGGTATTCCGGCAATGGTCAATACAGGTATTACATTCCATATTGCCTCCATTTTTAAAACGAATGGTTTATCACTTGAAGTAGCAGCGATGGTTTTAAGTTTAATGGCTTTTGTCGGCATTCCTATGTCACTTGCTTCTGGGTATATAATAGATAAAATCAAATCTAATTATGTCTTATTAGCCATTTTCGTAGTCGAATTTTTTGTATTACTTCTATTATTAGTAACCAATAATTTCTTGCTGGCGATCTTATTTGGAGTTTTATGGGGACTTGCGGCTGGTTTAGAACGGATCGGCCTAAATGTTATTTGGCCAAATTATTTTGGAAGAAAATACATAGGAAGTATTAATGGTGTCGGGGTAACAGTAGGAGTTATCGGTTCTTCTTTAGGTCCCTTACCATTTGGTGTAGGATATGATGTATTTGACAGCTATAATCCAATTATTATTTTATCGCTTATATTTCCTATTATTGGTATAATAAGTGCTCTTTTAGCTAAAAAACCAAATAAAGTGGATTATCTATGA